From a region of the Zingiber officinale cultivar Zhangliang chromosome 10B, Zo_v1.1, whole genome shotgun sequence genome:
- the LOC122030140 gene encoding caffeoylshikimate esterase-like → MAATPDKSQPRRHFWGDDPADEADYYAAHGVHATSSFFTSPRGLQLFTRSWQPEPAARSTRAVMCMIHGYGNDISWTFQSTPIFLAQHGFACFALDLPGHGRSDGLRAFVPDVDAAARDCLAFFRSIRRSPGMQGLPCFLYGESMGGAICLLIHLIEKEEVWAGAVLVAPMCRISDRLRPKWPVPEILTFMARFAPTLPIVPTADLVEKSVKVEQKRVVAASNPRRYGGRPRLGTVAELMRVTDRLNARLSEVTIPFLVLHGSADVVTDPDVSRALYDAARSEDKTIKIYDGMLHSLLFGEPDENVAVVRKDILNWLNQRSGAGKDDGDGETAA, encoded by the coding sequence ATGGCGGCGACGCCTGATAAGAGTCAACCTCGCCGCCATTTTTGGGGAGACGATCCAGCTGACGAGGCCGACTACTACGCCGCCCACGGCGTCCACGCCACCAGTTCCTTTTTCACCTCCCCACGCGGCCTTCAACTATTCACCCGCTCATGGCAGCCGGAGCCGGCGGCGCGGAGCACCCGGGCAGTGATGTGCATGATCCATGGCTACGGAAACGACATTAGCTGGACCTTCCAATCCACCCCCATCTTCCTCGCCCAGCACGGTTTCGCCTGCTTCGCCCTCGATCTCCCCGGCCACGGACGCTCCGACGGCCTCCGCGCCTTCGTCCCCGACGTCGACGCCGCCGCACGCGACTGCCTCGCTTTCTTCCGCTCCATCCGCCGCTCCCCGGGGATGCAGGGCCTCCCCTGCTTCCTCTACGGCGAGTCCATGGGCGGCGCCATCTGCCTCCTGATCCACCTCATCGAGAAGGAGGAGGTGTGGGCCGGCGCCGTGCTGGTAGCCCCCATGTGCAGGATCTCCGACAGACTGCGGCCGAAGTGGCCGGTGCCAGAGATCTTGACCTTCATGGCGAGGTTCGCCCCCACGCTGCCGATCGTGCCGACGGCGGACCTAGTGGAAAAATCGGTTAAGGTGGAGCAGAAGAGGGTGGTGGCGGCGAGCAACCCACGCAGGTACGGGGGGCGGCCGAGGCTGGGCACCGTGGCGGAGCTGATGAGGGTCACCGACCGCCTCAACGCGCGGCTTTCGGAGGTCACCATCCCCTTCCTCGTGCTGCACGGGAGCGCCGACGTGGTCACCGACCCCGACGTGAGCCGGGCTCTCTACGACGCGGCCCGTAGCGAGGACAAGACCATCAAGATTTACGACGGCATGCTGCACTCTTTGCTCTTCGGTGAGCCCGACGAGAATGTCGCTGTGGTTCGCAAGGACATCCTCAACTGGTTGAATCAGAGGTCCGGCGCCGGCAAGGACGACGGCGACGGCGAAACCGCTGCTTGA
- the LOC122030138 gene encoding probable protein phosphatase 2C 64 encodes MGNIPTAFASAAAADPASGVTRSGSASRSGRRRTRRNDEERKEASRRGSSLREDRLHVIPDRIFSNDGRSCAASIYTQQGRKGINQDAMLLWEDFGGEGGVLCGVFDGHGPYGHLVARKVRDALPLKLLPFLPYPGGGRRRRRHGVKLTCCGLARRDDPPVRDPSFCVEEPSLSVWKETFVQSYKAMDRELRSHSALDCFCSGSTAVILFKLNSNLFIANIGDSRAVLGCKGDIAASMVAVQLTVDLKPDLPREAERIKKCKGRVFALHDEPEVPRVWLPFDDAPGLAMARAFGDFCLKDYGVISVPEFFHWSLTEKDQFVVLASDGVWDVLSNEEVVEIVSSSPTRSSAGKVLVEAATREWKLKYPTSKMDDCAVVCLYLDGKKDILVAESLDNSSTSFVYPGNEDPRVETDEAQGPEPTLDRNFTVRNTRIAAALEEQGTECVTEDENWSGLQGVTRVNSIVQLPRFTDDKNEQ; translated from the exons ATGGGGAACATTCCGACCGCTTTCGCCTCGGCTGCCGCCGCCGACCCAGCCAGCGGCGTCACTCGTTCTGGCAGTGCTAGCAGGAGCGGCAGGCGTCGGACGAGGAGGAATGACGAAGAGCGAAAAGAAGCCAGTCGGAGAGGCTCCTCGCTTCGGGAGGATCGGCTGCATGTCATCCCGGATCGGATCTTCTCGAACGACGGCAGGAGCTGCGCCGCCTCCATCTACACGCAGCAGGGCCGCAAGGGCATAAACCAGGACGCCATGCTTCTGTGGGAA GACTTCGGTGGCGAAGGCGGCGTGCTCTGCGGTGTGTTCGACGGCCATGGACCTTACGGTCACCTCGTGGCTCGCAAGGTGAGGGACGCCCTCCCCCTCAAGCTCCTCCCCTTTCTCCCTTATCCCGGCGGtggacgccgccgccgccgccacggTGTGAAGCTGACGTGTTGCGGCCTGGCGAGGAGAGACGATCCGCCTGTGCGAGATCCTTCATTCTGCGTGGAAGAGCCGTCTCTCTCGGTTTGGAAGGAGACCTTTGTGCAATCGTACAAGGCCATGGACAGGGAGCTCCGTTCTCACTCCGCCCTCGACTGTTTTTGTAGCGGCAGCACAGCCGTGATCTTGTTCAAGCTG AATTCGAATCTTTTCATTGCAAATATTGGGGATTCCCGTGCTGTCTTGGGTTGCAAAGGTGACATCGCTGCTTCGATGGTCGCAGTGCAGTTAACGGTTGATCTGAAACCCGACCTTCCGA GGGAAGCTGAGCGAATCAAGAAATGTAAAGGGAGAGTATTCGCACTGCATGATGAACCGGAAGTGCCGAGGGTGTGGCTGCCTTTCGATGATGCTCCTGGTCTAGCCATGGCCAGGGCTTTTGGCGACTTCTGTTTGAAGGATTATGGAGTCATCTCAGTCCCGGAATTCTTCCATTGGTCACTCACAGAGAAGGATCAATTTGTTGTACTTGCTTCTGACGGC GTCTGGGATGTACTCAGCAATGAAGAGGTTGTTGAAATAGTCTCTTCATCTCCAACTCGGTCATCTGCTGGAAAGGTCCTTGTTGAAGCTGCCACTCGAGAATGGAAGCTCAAATATCCAACTTCAAAAATGGACGACTGTGCAGTGGTTTGCCTGTATTTGGACGGCAAGAAGGACATTCTTGTGGCGGAGTCACTTGACAACAGCTCGACATCATTTGTTTATCCTGGCAACGAGGATCCCAGAGTCGAAACCGATGAAGCGCAAGGTCCCGAACCCACATTAGACCGGAACTTCACCGTCAGAAACACCAGGATAGCAGCTGCTCTGGAAGAACAAGGAACAGAATGTGTTACGGAGGATGAGAACTGGTCGGGCCTGCAAGGCGTGACTCGAGTTAACTCAATTGTTCAGCTTCCAAGATTTACAGATGATAAAAATGAACAGTGA
- the LOC122030378 gene encoding alpha-terpineol synthase, chloroplastic-like, with product MLSLYEASYYAKEGEVTLDEAMDFTSKHLRNLLDKGSINDPRLKERVAHSLELPLNWRFERLHTRWFIEHFSRSKTEHMSPLLLDLAKLDFNAVQGIHKDEHSRLSRWWKDLGLAQHLPFFRDRLTASFLWTVGCAFEPQFGSFREVETKSNCLIAMLDDVYDVYGSLEELELITDAIDRWDVNAIEKLPDYLKLCFLAVFNTANDAAYRITKEKGLHILPYLKRAWRDLCDAFLVEAKWSHRRYTPTLQEYLDNAWISASGHVLLTHAYCLSPCLTKEDLQNFSGYPKLLQHSSMIFRLTNDLVDSEGSGDVSSIHCVMQEKGVSEAEARGKVKRMIMENWKAMNGDGVNYTCRFEEDFKICAINLARTAQFFYRNNIDRFSEADEETRNAETSLLAEPIN from the exons ATGCTGAGCTTATACGAGGCATCTTATTACGCAAAGGAAGGTGAGGTGACACTGGATGAAGCCATGGACTTCACCAGTAAACACCTCAGAAATCTCCTAGACAAGGGATCCATTAATGATCCTCGTCTAAAGGAACGAGTGGCCCATTCCTTGGAGCTTCCACTGAATTGGAGGTTCGAAAGATTACACACCAGGTGGTTCATTGAACACTTCTCTCGTAGTAAAACTGAACACATGAGCCCTCTACTGCTTGATTTGGCCAAACTCGACTTCAACGCAGTGCAGGGCATACACAAGGATGAGCACAGCCGACTCTCAAG ATGGTGGAAAGATCTTGGCCTCGCACAACATCTGCCATTTTTCAGAGACAGATTGACCGCCAGCTTTCTGTGGACTGTTGGCTGTGCCTTCGAGCCACAGTTTGGGAGCTTTAGAGAGGTAGAAACAAAGTCAAATTGCTTGATCGCGATGCTCGATGACGTTTATGATGTCTACGGCAGCTTGGAGGAACTCGAACTTATCACGGATGCTATCGATAG GTGGGATGTCAATGCGATCGAAAAGTTACCAGATTACTTGAAGTTATGTTTTCTGGCAGTTTTCAACACAGCAAATGATGCGGCCTACAGGATAACAAAAGAGAAGGGCTTGCACATACTTCCCTACCTAAAGAGAGCT TGGAGAGATCTATGCGATGCCTTCTTAGTGGAAGCAAAATGGTCCCATCGGCGCTATACACCCACGCTTCAAGAGTACTTGGACAACGCATGGATATCAGCATCAGGCCATGTACTCCTCACTCATGCATATTGCCTGAGCCCGTGCTTGACCAAAGAGGACTTGCAGAATTTCAGCGGTTACCCAAAGTTACTACAGCACTCTTCTATGATTTTCCGACTCACTAATGATTTG GTTGACTCGGAAGGAAGCGGCGACGTCTCGTCTATTCATTGTGTGATGCAGGAGAAAGGTGTGTCAGAGGCAGAGGCTCGTGGGAAAGTGAAGAGAATGATCATGGAGAATTGGAAAGCCATGAACGGAGATGGAGTTAATTATACCTGTCGCTTTGAGGAGGACTTCAAGATTTGTGCGATCAACCTCGCTCGAACAGCCCAATTCTTTTACAGAAATAATATAGATCGATTCAGCGAGGCCGATGAAGAAACCAGGAATGCAGAGACCTCCCTCCTGGCGGAACCCATCAATTAG